From Drosophila suzukii chromosome 2R, CBGP_Dsuzu_IsoJpt1.0, whole genome shotgun sequence, a single genomic window includes:
- the LOC108010076 gene encoding zinc finger protein 568, with translation MAGMEVEFDETVVNQFSCKRCDRTFKSKRDQTLHRQEVHNHNKTTYECKLCAKSFCNSGNLDRHMKVHNDVRPFVCNICSKAFAQAVNLQRHYAVHSGERPFTCNFCNKSFTQQSNMKRHKMTHTGEKPFRCQRCGRYFSQLVNLKKHKLGHLNAKPYQCNYCEKGFTQLSNFKRHLQSHIKEGVDVDVSASIQQAAALARERLEAEQKPSFFECMVCRAIFDTFADYEKHETKCHEDHERAQLEVNQMSHMHPDDYLPMKFAVPDLDTHEIIIETTH, from the exons ATGGCGGGCATGGAGGTAGAATTCGACGAGACGGTGGTCAATCAGTTCAGCTGCAAGCGCTGCGACCGC ACCTTCAAGAGTAAGCGGGACCAGACGCTGCACCGGCAGGAGGTGCACAACCACAACAAGACCACCTATGAGTGCAAGCTGTGCGCCAAAAGCTTCTGCAACTCGGGCAACCTGGACCGCCACATGAAGGTGCACAACGATGTGCGGCCCTTTGTGTGCAACATCTGCTCGAAGGCCTTCGCTCAGGCTGTGAACCTGCAGCGCCACTATGCGGTGCACAGCGGAGAGCGGCCCTTCACCTGCAACTTCTGCAACAAGTCCTTCACCCAGCAGAGCAACATGAAGCGCCATAAGATGACACACACCGGCGAGAAGCCGTTCCGCTGCCAGCGATGTGGCAGGTACTTCTCCCAGCTGGTCAACCTCAAAAAGCACAAGCTGGGCCACCTCAACGCCAAGCCCTACCAGTGCAACTACTGCGAGAAGGGCTTTACCCAGCTGTCCAACTTCAAGCGCCACCTGCAGTCGCACATCAAGGAGGGCGTCGACGTGGACGTGTCCGCCTCCATCCAGCAGGCAGCCGCCCTCGCCAGAGAGCGGCTCGAGGCGGAGCAGAAGCC AAGCTTTTTCGAGTGCATGGTGTGTCGGGCCATCTTCGATACGTTCGCTGACTACGAGAAGCACGAGACCAAGTGCCATGAGGACCACGAAAGGGCCCAGCTGGAGGTGAATCAGATGTCGCACATGCATCCCGACGACTATTTGCCCATGAAGTTCGCCGTGCCCGATCTGGATACGCACGAAATCATAATTGAGACTACACATTAG
- the Sin1 gene encoding stress-activated map kinase-interacting protein 1 — translation MATYSNQHWLLSHIRNSFISTDDSGMCETVMLSDDMPKHYLRKFGNSGSGGDHYHWRKSHKPPPTGGGTTPERNTRHPDAPLQDVDFICYPGLDLSDDEEDMSTHSFDIQMYPEVGAHRFRSNTAQKLEKLDIAKRRAARIKSINYQEEVQPPDSEDFFKRKELPLSKTEPAKKSPKSNEDELSDEGVHSQLTEQLAKSPKQTQNRFVEFARFDGTSQVGMQTKRINVYLNMLPEPDRNYPLKICVLATAKIQEVIGYVCYKTSLQYPEVPLKSLQHYALYMTEDNDDMEDFPPLDNREPCSKFGFSHLTLAERRPLAPVTRVDYHGQLGTKSMTSEEAAEKQAVGEAVCLAMRNTNLNGQTNDPGGAGGKDSSHDNVTEYEKRLLNHNDMLEAPMHRTYRVNIIDKRFFKSDVTLGISGERIEIDQYKNAKFWPQKKPVSTPIDFVAHCEIVERRQLKALLRIWMKSNSSSPSFSTGCTSAPINASVTTLNMGSASTGIAHSPNSPGHSSGLFSSSNIRFKHYDFDTDIHIAQQIQNKLNCILEMRCSDLRRDFLLQRGRKLEKRQLKL, via the coding sequence ATGGCCACCTATTCCAATCAGCACTGGCTGCTCTCCCACATCCGCAACTCTTTCATCTCCACGGACGACAGCGGGATGTGCGAAACGGTGATGTTGAGCGATGACATGCCCAAGCACTATTTGCGCAAATTCGGGAACTCGGGCTCTGGAGGAGATCACTACCATTGGAGGAAGTCACACAAGCCACCGCCCACGGGGGGCGGGACGACGCCCGAGCGAAACACTCGTCATCCGGATGCTCCGCTCCAGGATGTGGACTTCATCTGCTATCCGGGACTGGACCTCAGCGACGACGAGGAGGACATGTCCACGCACTCCTTCGACATTCAGATGTATCCGGAGGTCGGAGCCCACCGCTTCCGCTCCAACACTGCCCAAAAACTGGAAAAACTGGACATTGCCAAGCGGAGGGCTGCGCGCATTAAGAGTATCAACTACCAAGAGGAAGTGCAGCCCCCCGACAGCGAGGATTTCTTCAAGCGCAAGGAGCTGCCCCTGAGCAAGACAGAGCCTGCGAAGAAATCACCCAAAAGCAACGAGGACGAGCTGTCGGATGAGGGTGTCCACAGCCAGCTCACCGAGCAGCTGGCCAAGAGTCCCAAGCAAACCCAGAATCGATTTGTAGAGTTCGCCCGCTTCGACGGAACCTCCCAAGTGGGCATGCAAACAAAAAGAATCAACGTGTATCTGAATATGCTTCCCGAACCGGATCGCAACTACCCGTTGAAGATCTGTGTCCTAGCCACTGCCAAAATCCAGGAGGTCATAGGTTACGTCTGCTACAAGACCTCCTTACAGTATCCCGAGGTTCCTTTAAAGTCCCTGCAGCATTACGCCTTGTACATGACAGAGGACAATGATGACATGGAGGACTTCCCGCCTTTGGACAACCGCGAACCCTGCTCCAAGTTTGGTTTCTCCCATCTCACACTCGCTGAACGTCGGCCTTTGGCTCCGGTGACCCGAGTAGACTATCACGGCCAGCTGGGTACCAAATCCATGACTTCCGAGGAGGCGGCGGAGAAGCAAGCTGTGGGCGAAGCGGTTTGCTTGGCTATGCGAAATACGAATCtaaacggacagacgaacgATCCAGGCGGAGCAGGAGGAAAAGACAGTTCTCATGACAATGTAACGGAGTACGAGAAGCGCCTGCTGAACCACAATGACATGCTGGAAGCCCCCATGCACCGGACTTATCGCGTAAACATCATAGACAAAAGGTTCTTCAAATCCGATGTGACCCTGGGCATCTCCGGCGAGAGAATAGAAATCGATCAATACAAAAACGCCAAATTCTGGCCCCAGAAAAAACCCGTGTCTACTCCCATCGACTTTGTGGCCCACTGCGAAATTGTGGAGCGACGCCAGTTGAAGGCTTTGCTGCGCATCTGGATGAAGTCTAACTCCTCGTCGCCTTCCTTCTCCACCGGTTGCACTTCAGCGCCGATCAATGCCAGCGTGACCACTTTGAATATGGGAAGCGCTAGCACGGGGATCGCCCACTCACCCAATAGTCCTGGTCACTCTTCCGGCCTCTTCTCGAGCAGCAATATTCGCTTTAAGCACTACGACTTCGACACGGACATCCACATAGCGCAGCAGATCCAAAACAAGCTGAACTGCATCCTGGAGATGCGATGCAGCGATTTGAGGCGCGATTTTCTGCTGCAACGCGGACGAAAATTGGAGAAGCGGCAGCTAAAGTTGTAG
- the Dh44-R1 gene encoding diuretic hormone receptor, with translation MSDHDHIDSGNASGSDPLLELHNLDGIGESVELQCLVQEHIEASTYGNTSDHCLTQFDSILCWPRTARGTLAVLQCMDELQGIHYDSSKNATRFCHANGTWEKYTNYDACAHLPAPESVPEFEVIVELPTIIYYIGYTLSLVSLSLALIVFAYFKELRCLRNTIHANLFFTYIMSALFWILLLSVQISIRSGVGSCIALITLFHFFTLTNFFWMLVEGLYLYMLVVKTFSGDNLRFNIYASIGWGGPALFVVTWAVAKSLTVTYSTPEKYEINCPWMQETHVDWIYQGPVCAVLIINLTFLLRIMWVLITKLRSANTVETRQYRKAAKALLVLIPLFGITYLVVLAGPSESGLMGHMFAVLRAVLLSTQGFSVSLFYCFLNSEVRNALRHHISTWRDTRTIQLNQNRRYTTKSFTKGGGSPRAESMRPLTSYYGRGKRESCVSSATTTTLVGQHAPLSLHRGSNNALHTMPTLAANAMSSGSTLSVMPRAISPLMRQGLEENSV, from the exons ATGAGTGACCACGACCACATCGATTCGGGGAATGCCAGCGGGAGTGACCCGCTCCTGGAGCTGCACAACCTGGACGGCATCGGGGAGAGCGTGGAGCTGCAGTGCCTGGTACAGGAGCACATCGAGGCCTCGACCTATGGCAACACCAGTGACCACTGCCTCACCCAGTTCGACTCGATCCTGTGCTGGCCGAGGACGGCCCGCGGAACCTTGGCTGTCCTCCAGTGCATGGATGAGTTGCAGGGGATTCACTACGATAGCAGCA AGAATGCAACGAGGTTCTGCCATGCCAATGGGACCTGGGAGAAGTACACAAACTACGATGCCTGCGCCCATCTCCCCGCCCCCGAATCCGTGCCAGAGTTCGAGGTCATCGTGGAGCTGCCCACCATTATCTACTACATTGGATATACCCTCAGTCTGGTATCGCTCTCGCTGGCGCTGATTGTTTTCGCCTACTTCAA GGAGCTGCGTTGCCTGCGCAACACCATTCACGCCAACCTGTTCTTCACGTACATCATGTCGGCTTTGTTCTGGATACTCCTGCTATCCGTCCAG ATATCCATCCGCAGTGGTGTGGGCAGCTGCATTGCATTGATCACCCTCTTCCACTTCTTCACCTTGACGAATTTCTTTTGGATGCTGGTCGAGGGATTGTATCTTTATATGCTGGTGGTCAAGACCTTCTCGGGGGACAATCTGCGATTCAATATCTACGCCTCCATAGGCTGGG GTGGTCCGGCCTTGTTTGTAGTCACCTGGGCGGTGGCCAAGAGTCTGACGGTCACCTACAGCACCCCCGAAAAG TACGAAATCAACTGCCCCTGGATGCAGGAGACCCATGTGGATTGGATTTACCAGGGACCTGTTTGTGCGGTGCTAATCATCAATCTCACCTTCCTGCTGCGCATCATGTGG GTTCTCATCACAAAGCTGCGCTCGGCCAATACAGTGGAGACTCGTCAGTATCGGAAGGCAGCCAAGGCCCTGCTGGTGCTCATCCCCCTTTTTGGAATCACCTACCTAGTGGTTCTGGCAGGTCCGTCGGAGTCCGGCTTAATGGGTCACATGTTTGCTGTTCTACGGGCGGTTTTACTCAGCACTCAG GGCTTCTCGGTGTCGCTGTTCTACTGTTTCCTTAACTCGGAGGTGCGTAATGCTCTAAGACACCATATTTCCACGTGGCGGGACACGCGCACCATCCAGCTGAACCAGAACCGACG TTACACGACGAAAAGTTTCACAAAAGGCGGTGGTTCCCCTCGGGCTGAGAGCATGCG ACCCTTGACCAGCTACTATGGACGCGGAAAGCGGGAGTCCTGCGTGAGTTCGGCCACCACCACCACGCTGGTGGGTCAGCATGCACCACTTTCGCTCCACCGGGGATCCAACAATGCCCTGCACACGATGCCCACTTTGGCGGCCAATGCCATGAGTTCCGGCAGCACTCTGAGCGTAATGCCCCGGGCCATTAGTCCCCTGATGAGG CAAGGACTCGAGGAGAACTCGGTGTAG
- the LOC108008840 gene encoding lysosomal aspartic protease has translation MWLICPLLPAMLLLPVLFLHPVSCSLQLFRVPLRRFPSARHRFEKLGIRMDRLRLKYAEEVSHFRGEWDAKVKATPLSNYLDAQYFGPITIGTPPQSFKVIFDTGSSNLWVPSATCASSMVACKVHNRYYAKRSNSHQARGDRFAIHYGSGSLSGFLSTDTVRVAGLEIRDQIFAEATEMPGPIFLAAKFDGIFGLAYRSISMQRIKPPFYAMMEQGLLSKPIFSVYLSRHGEKEGGAIFFGGSNPNYYSGNFTYVPVSHRAYWQVKMESASIRNLELCQQGCEVIIDTGTSFLALPYDQAILINESIGGTPSQFGQFLVPCESVANLPKITFTLGGRKFFLEAHEYVFRDTYQDRRICSSAFIAVNLPSPSGPLWILGDVFLGKYYTEFDMERHRIGFADARS, from the coding sequence ATGTGGCTGATTTGTCCGCTACTTCCGGCGATGCTCCTGCTTCCGGTGCTTTTTTTACATCCGGTCAGCTGCAGTCTGCAGCTGTTTCGAGTCCCCTTGCGTCGCTTTCCCTCCGCCCGTCATCGTTTCGAGAAGCTGGGCATCCGGATGGACCGACTGCGTTTGAAGTACGCCGAGGAGGTGAGTCACTTCCGGGGGGAGTGGGACGCCAAGGTGAAGGCGACACCGCTGAGCAACTACCTGGATGCCCAATACTTTGGACCCATCACGATTGGAACGCCACCGCAGAGCTTCAAGGTGATTTTCGACACGGGCTCCTCCAATCTCTGGGTGCCCTCGGCCACCTGTGCGTCCTCCATGGTGGCCTGTAAGGTTCACAATCGCTACTATGCCAAGAGGTCGAACAGTCATCAGGCCAGAGGAGACCGCTTTGCAATCCACTACGGCAGTGGGAGTCTTTCGGGATTCCTCTCCACGGACACGGTTCGCGTGGCTGGCTTGGAGATTCGGGATCAGATCTTTGCGGAGGCCACTGAGATGCCGGGGCCCATCTTCCTGGCCGCAAAGTTTGATGGCATCTTTGGCCTGGCCTATCGTAGCATCTCCATGCAGCGGATTAAGCCACCTTTCTATGCCATGATGGAGCAGGGACTGCTCTCGAAACCCATTTTCAGTGTCTACCTGAGCAGGCATGGCGAAAAGGAGGGCGGTGCCATCTTCTTCGGGGGCTCCAATCCTAATTACTATAGTGGAAACTTCACCTATGTCCCGGTGAGCCATCGAGCCTATTGGCAAGTGAAGATGGAGTCGGCCAGCATACGAAATCTGGAGTTGTGCCAGCAGGGCTGTGAGGTGATCATCGATACGGGCACCTCTTTCTTGGCTTTGCCCTACGATCAGGCCATACTCATAAACGAATCAATTGGGGGAACCCCCTCGCAGTTTGGTCAGTTTTTAGTGCCCTGCGAAAGTGTGGCAAATCTGCCCAAAATCACCTTCACCCTGGGTGGTCGCAAATTCTTTCTCGAGGCTCATGAGTACGTCTTTCGGGACACCTATCAGGATCGAAGGATCTGTTCGTCTGCCTTCATCGCCGTGAACCTGCCATCACCCAGTGGTCCCCTCTGGATTCTGGGGGACGTATTCCTAGGCAAATACTATACGGAGTTCGACATGGAGAGGCATCGCATTGGTTTCGCCGACGCCAGGAGCTGA